A single Micromonospora sp. CCTCC AA 2012012 DNA region contains:
- the gatA gene encoding Asp-tRNA(Asn)/Glu-tRNA(Gln) amidotransferase subunit GatA has product MSDLIKLTAAEIAGLVSSGETSAVEVTQAHLDRIAAVDERVHAFLHVDTEGALAAARAVDERRAAGEELGPLAGVPVAVKDVLTTKGVPTTVGSKILEGWRPPYDATIVSRLREAGTVMLGKTNMDEFAMGSSTEYSAYGPTRNPWDTDRIPGGSGGGSAAALAAYEAPLSIGSDTGGSIRQPGAVTGTVGAKPTYGGTSRYGLVAFSSSLDTPGPCARTVLDAALLHQVIGGHDPRDSTSIPQPVPDVVAAARLGASGDLTGVKLGIVSEFTGEGAEPGVMAAFRESVDTLTKLGAEVVEVSCPHFKYALPAYYLIAPSECSSNLARFDGVRFGLRVGDDGNRSLEEVMSLTREAGFGPEVKRRIMLGTYALSSGYYDAYYGQAQKVRTLITRDFTTAFEQVDALISPTTPFVAFPLGARTSDPYQMYLADLFTIPTNLYGGPAISVPCGLSEGLPVGLQVMAPTMADDRMYRVAAALESVVGTFTPPAL; this is encoded by the coding sequence ATGAGTGACCTGATCAAGCTGACCGCCGCCGAGATCGCCGGTCTGGTGAGCAGCGGTGAGACGAGCGCGGTCGAGGTGACGCAGGCGCACCTGGACCGGATCGCCGCCGTCGACGAGCGGGTGCACGCCTTCCTGCACGTGGACACCGAGGGCGCCCTCGCGGCCGCCCGCGCGGTGGACGAGCGCCGGGCCGCCGGCGAGGAGCTGGGCCCGCTCGCGGGTGTGCCGGTCGCGGTCAAGGACGTGCTGACCACGAAGGGCGTACCGACCACCGTCGGGTCGAAGATCCTGGAGGGCTGGCGCCCGCCGTACGACGCGACGATCGTGTCCCGGCTGCGCGAGGCCGGCACGGTGATGCTCGGCAAGACCAACATGGACGAGTTCGCGATGGGCTCCTCCACCGAATACTCCGCGTACGGCCCGACCCGGAACCCGTGGGACACCGACCGGATCCCCGGCGGCTCCGGTGGTGGCAGCGCGGCGGCCCTGGCCGCGTACGAGGCGCCGCTGTCGATCGGCTCGGACACCGGCGGCTCGATCCGCCAGCCCGGCGCGGTCACCGGCACCGTCGGCGCGAAGCCCACCTACGGCGGCACCTCCCGGTACGGCCTGGTGGCGTTCTCCTCGTCGCTGGACACCCCCGGCCCGTGTGCCCGTACGGTGCTCGACGCCGCCCTGCTGCACCAGGTGATCGGCGGCCACGACCCGCGCGACTCCACCTCGATCCCGCAGCCGGTGCCGGACGTGGTGGCCGCGGCGCGCCTCGGCGCGAGCGGCGACCTGACCGGCGTGAAGCTCGGCATCGTCTCCGAGTTCACCGGCGAGGGCGCCGAGCCGGGTGTGATGGCCGCGTTCCGGGAGTCCGTCGACACCCTGACCAAGCTGGGCGCCGAGGTCGTCGAGGTGTCCTGCCCGCACTTCAAGTACGCGCTGCCGGCCTACTACCTGATCGCGCCGAGCGAGTGCTCCTCCAACCTGGCCCGGTTCGACGGCGTCCGGTTCGGCCTGCGGGTCGGCGACGACGGGAACCGGTCGCTGGAGGAGGTCATGTCGCTGACCCGGGAGGCCGGCTTCGGCCCCGAGGTCAAGCGGCGGATCATGCTCGGCACGTACGCGCTCTCGTCGGGCTACTACGACGCCTACTACGGTCAGGCGCAGAAGGTCCGTACGCTGATCACCCGGGACTTCACCACGGCGTTCGAGCAGGTGGACGCGCTGATCTCGCCGACCACCCCGTTCGTGGCGTTCCCGCTCGGGGCGCGCACCTCGGACCCCTACCAGATGTACCTGGCCGACCTGTTCACCATCCCGACCAACCTGTACGGCGGACCGGCGATCTCGGTGCCCTGCGGGCTCTCCGAGGGCCTCCCCGTCGGCCTTCAGGTGATGGCGCCGACGATGGCGGACGACCGGATGTACCGGGTCGCCGCCGCGTTGGAGTCCGTGGTCGGCACGTTCACCCCACCGGCGCTGTGA
- the gatC gene encoding Asp-tRNA(Asn)/Glu-tRNA(Gln) amidotransferase subunit GatC — protein MAAISREEVAHLARLSRLAVTEEELDTFAGQLDVILQSVAQVGEVAAADIPPTSHSVPLTNVLRDDVVVPGLTPQEALSGAPDADQQRFRVPRILDEDVAS, from the coding sequence ATGGCCGCCATCTCCCGCGAGGAGGTCGCGCACCTGGCGCGACTGTCGCGGCTCGCCGTCACGGAGGAGGAGTTGGACACCTTCGCCGGCCAGCTCGACGTGATCCTCCAGTCGGTCGCCCAGGTCGGTGAGGTCGCCGCGGCGGACATCCCGCCGACCTCGCACTCCGTGCCGCTGACGAACGTCCTGCGGGACGACGTCGTGGTGCCGGGCCTGACCCCGCAGGAGGCGCTGTCCGGTGCGCCCGACGCCGACCAGCAGCGGTTCCGCGTCCCGCGGATCCTGGACGAGGATGTGGCCTCATGA
- a CDS encoding putative bifunctional diguanylate cyclase/phosphodiesterase → MEAADPRNSVPPGRVAPFFGFIAAVAVLAVGVSVGPLAGLPARLPELPAAFWTMAALAVACDARPFVPPGRRQTSAVFPSTCFTFAILLGWGLGPAVAVQAVAVAVSGWRMGYAPWRTGFNAAQYACALGAAYVFTRLGPGGLHDGGRLHWTDVAAVGGATAAWFAVNYGLVTTAVRLRFGDRWWPSLRHGLVYELLSTGSLLLLAPVLVAAARASAALIPLVLVPLFAVYRMARLSTEHEQLAALDPLTGLPNRKALLAEVAEQVHLHAERGARGEPDGHLALLLLDLDRFKHVNDALGHAVGDRLLVEVSARLSEAAGGGDLVARLGGDEFAILVPRLTGTEQAREVAGRVVAALAEPVCLDGLPLDVGGSIGIALYPEHGEDFATLMRHADVAMYDAKHRNDTVAVYAAESDHNSAERLSLLADLRRVLEAGPVDRAGDASGRPAGRRGGDGAALTPTGGLADGAAAVDHGVVVPVDDLGAAGDAPGRWRWRRRRDRVELRHDDELINRIVTGADPIRRRAGRAVTNGVHPADLSGGQDASAWAGTTAPPPAPGTGPAGQPGAGSPAVPVDGVGGPARDGGDDPGEITMYYQPQIAIATGEVVGVEALLRWRHPRRGMVDPGELIQVAEQSAVMRLLTRRVVDDVIDQLAAWSAAGITLRAALNVSVRDLHTGEVADQIADRLSRSGVRPERLQVEITEGALMADPRRVLATISQLHRIGVGIALDDFGTGYSSLQHLRRLPLSEMKVDRSFVLGMADDPDDAAIVRSMIELAGALGLRVVAEGVEDERTWRLLHAAGCDVAQGWFHARPMPADELVAWLARYRPVRPGGPGVQVPRRPGR, encoded by the coding sequence ATGGAGGCCGCCGATCCGCGAAACTCCGTCCCACCCGGACGGGTGGCGCCCTTCTTCGGCTTCATCGCGGCCGTCGCCGTACTGGCCGTCGGTGTCTCGGTCGGGCCGCTGGCCGGGCTGCCCGCCCGGCTGCCCGAGCTGCCGGCCGCGTTCTGGACCATGGCGGCGCTCGCCGTGGCCTGCGACGCGCGCCCGTTCGTCCCGCCCGGCCGGCGGCAGACCTCCGCGGTCTTCCCGTCGACCTGCTTCACCTTCGCCATCCTGCTCGGCTGGGGCCTCGGCCCGGCCGTGGCGGTGCAGGCGGTGGCGGTGGCGGTGTCCGGCTGGCGGATGGGATACGCCCCGTGGCGCACCGGCTTCAACGCCGCCCAGTACGCCTGCGCGCTCGGCGCCGCGTACGTCTTCACCCGGCTCGGCCCGGGCGGCCTCCACGACGGTGGCCGGCTGCACTGGACGGACGTGGCGGCGGTCGGCGGCGCGACCGCCGCCTGGTTCGCGGTCAACTACGGGCTGGTGACCACGGCCGTCCGACTGCGCTTCGGCGACCGCTGGTGGCCGAGCCTGCGTCACGGGCTGGTCTACGAGCTGCTCTCCACCGGTTCGCTGCTGCTGCTCGCCCCGGTGCTGGTGGCCGCCGCCCGGGCCAGCGCCGCCCTGATCCCGCTGGTGCTGGTGCCGCTCTTCGCCGTCTACCGGATGGCCCGGCTCTCCACCGAGCACGAGCAGCTCGCCGCGCTGGACCCGCTCACCGGGCTGCCCAACCGCAAGGCGCTGCTGGCCGAGGTGGCCGAGCAGGTGCACCTGCACGCCGAGCGGGGCGCCCGCGGCGAGCCGGACGGTCACCTGGCGCTGCTGCTGCTCGACCTGGACCGGTTCAAGCACGTCAACGACGCCCTCGGGCACGCGGTGGGGGACCGGCTGCTGGTGGAGGTGAGCGCCCGGCTCAGCGAGGCGGCCGGGGGCGGTGACCTGGTCGCCCGGCTGGGCGGCGACGAGTTCGCCATCCTGGTGCCCCGGCTGACCGGCACCGAGCAGGCCCGGGAGGTGGCCGGGCGGGTGGTCGCCGCGCTCGCCGAGCCGGTCTGCCTGGACGGGCTGCCGCTGGACGTGGGCGGCTCGATCGGCATCGCGCTCTATCCCGAGCACGGCGAGGACTTCGCCACCCTGATGCGCCACGCCGACGTGGCGATGTACGACGCCAAGCACCGCAACGACACCGTCGCCGTGTACGCCGCCGAGTCGGACCACAATTCGGCCGAGCGGTTGAGTCTCCTGGCCGACCTGCGGCGCGTACTCGAAGCGGGGCCGGTCGACCGCGCCGGTGACGCCTCGGGCCGACCGGCCGGGCGGCGGGGTGGGGACGGCGCGGCCCTGACGCCGACGGGCGGGCTGGCCGACGGTGCCGCCGCCGTCGACCACGGGGTGGTGGTGCCCGTCGACGACCTCGGTGCCGCCGGTGACGCGCCCGGCCGGTGGCGGTGGCGCCGCCGACGGGACCGGGTGGAGCTGCGGCACGACGACGAGCTGATCAACCGGATCGTCACCGGGGCCGACCCGATCCGCCGCCGCGCCGGCCGGGCGGTCACCAACGGCGTCCACCCCGCCGACCTGTCGGGGGGTCAGGACGCGTCGGCGTGGGCCGGAACCACCGCCCCGCCGCCCGCCCCGGGCACCGGCCCGGCCGGTCAGCCGGGTGCCGGCAGCCCGGCCGTCCCGGTCGACGGTGTCGGTGGCCCGGCCCGGGACGGCGGCGACGACCCGGGCGAGATCACCATGTACTACCAGCCGCAGATCGCCATCGCCACCGGCGAGGTCGTCGGCGTGGAGGCCCTGCTGCGCTGGCGGCACCCCCGGCGGGGGATGGTCGACCCGGGGGAACTGATCCAGGTCGCCGAGCAGAGCGCGGTGATGCGGCTGCTCACCCGGCGGGTGGTGGACGACGTGATCGACCAGCTCGCCGCGTGGTCGGCGGCCGGGATCACCCTGCGGGCCGCGCTCAACGTCAGCGTCCGTGACCTGCACACCGGTGAGGTCGCCGACCAGATCGCCGACCGCCTCTCCCGGTCCGGCGTCCGTCCCGAGCGGCTCCAGGTGGAGATCACCGAGGGGGCGTTGATGGCCGACCCCCGCCGGGTGCTGGCGACCATCTCCCAGCTGCACCGGATCGGCGTCGGCATCGCGTTGGACGACTTCGGCACCGGCTACTCGTCGTTGCAGCACCTGCGCCGGCTGCCGCTGTCGGAGATGAAGGTGGACCGGTCGTTCGTGCTGGGGATGGCCGACGACCCGGACGACGCGGCGATCGTCCGGTCGATGATCGAGTTGGCCGGGGCGCTCGGGCTGCGGGTGGTCGCCGAGGGCGTGGAGGACGAGCGGACCTGGCGGCTGCTCCACGCGGCCGGCTGCGACGTGGCGCAGGGCTGGTTCCACGCCCGCCCCATGCCCGCCGACGAGCTGGTCGCCTGGCTGGCCCGCTACCGGCCGGTGCGGCCGGGCGGACCGGGCGTGCAGGTCCCGCGCCGCCCCGGCCGGTGA
- the ligA gene encoding NAD-dependent DNA ligase LigA, translating into MSEEAVPQQVSPAQEAAAGAEPTPEARERHATLSQELTEHQYRYYVLDAPTVSDAEFDTQLRELAALEAEFPALRTPDSPTQRVGGTFSTDFTPVAHAERMLSLDNAFADEELAAWAERVERDAGGPVPYLCELKVDGLAINLTYEKGRLVRAATRGDGRTGEDVTANVRSIRDVPARLTPSADFPDLPELLEVRGEIYFPVAGFADLNASLVEQGKAPFANPRNAAAGSLRQKDPRITASRPLRLVVHGIGARKGFQPAAQSESYAALKAWGLPTSDRVRVVPDLAGVAEYIAYYGKHRHDVEHEIDGVVVKVDPVSIQGRLGSTSRAPRWAIAFKYPPEEVTTRLLDIDVNVGRTGRVTPFAVLEPVRVAGSTVALATLHNAREVERKGVLIGDTVVLRKAGDVIPEVLGPVVDLRPADARPFVMPTTCPACGTPLAPAKEGDIDIRCPNARGCPGQIRERVYHLASRKVLDIEVLGEKGAAALLDAQIITNEGDLFQLDADQLTAAPFFVNKDGTLGSNATKLLESLAVAKERDLWRVIVALSIRHVGPTAAQALARHFRSIEAIDAAGEEELSSVDGVGPTIAASIKEWFAVDWHREVVRKWAEAGVRMAEEAVDEGPRPLEGLTLVVTGTLAGFSRDQASEAIQGQGGKVSGSVSKKTSFVVVGENPGSKADKAATLKVPVLDEDGFRVLLESGPDAAREVARVEG; encoded by the coding sequence GTGTCCGAAGAAGCGGTTCCCCAGCAGGTCAGCCCCGCGCAGGAGGCGGCGGCGGGTGCCGAGCCGACCCCGGAGGCGCGGGAGCGGCACGCCACGCTGAGCCAGGAGCTCACCGAACACCAGTACCGCTACTACGTCCTCGACGCGCCGACCGTCTCCGACGCCGAGTTCGACACGCAGCTGCGTGAGCTGGCCGCGCTGGAGGCGGAGTTCCCCGCGCTGCGCACCCCCGACTCGCCGACGCAGCGGGTCGGCGGCACCTTCTCCACCGACTTCACCCCGGTCGCGCACGCCGAGCGGATGCTGTCGCTCGACAACGCCTTCGCCGACGAGGAGCTGGCCGCCTGGGCCGAGCGGGTCGAGCGGGACGCCGGCGGTCCGGTGCCCTACCTGTGCGAGCTGAAGGTCGACGGCCTGGCCATCAACCTGACGTACGAGAAGGGTCGGCTGGTCCGGGCGGCCACCCGGGGCGACGGGCGCACCGGTGAGGACGTCACCGCCAACGTCCGCAGCATCCGCGACGTCCCGGCCCGGTTGACCCCGTCGGCCGACTTCCCCGACCTGCCCGAGCTGCTGGAGGTCCGGGGCGAGATCTACTTCCCGGTCGCCGGCTTCGCCGACCTCAACGCCAGCCTGGTCGAGCAGGGCAAGGCCCCGTTCGCCAACCCGCGCAACGCCGCCGCGGGGAGCCTCCGGCAGAAGGACCCGCGGATCACCGCGTCCCGGCCACTGCGCCTGGTGGTGCACGGCATCGGTGCCCGCAAGGGCTTCCAGCCGGCGGCGCAGTCCGAGTCGTACGCGGCGCTCAAGGCGTGGGGGCTGCCGACCAGCGACCGGGTCCGGGTGGTGCCCGACCTGGCCGGCGTCGCGGAATACATCGCCTACTACGGCAAGCACCGGCACGACGTCGAGCACGAGATCGACGGTGTGGTGGTCAAGGTCGACCCGGTCTCCATCCAGGGCCGCCTCGGCTCGACCAGCCGCGCCCCGCGCTGGGCGATCGCCTTCAAATATCCGCCCGAGGAGGTGACCACCCGGCTGCTCGACATCGACGTCAACGTCGGGCGGACCGGCCGGGTCACCCCGTTCGCGGTGCTGGAGCCGGTCCGGGTGGCCGGGTCCACGGTCGCCCTCGCCACCCTGCACAACGCCCGCGAGGTCGAGCGCAAGGGGGTGCTGATCGGCGACACGGTGGTGCTGCGCAAGGCCGGCGACGTGATCCCCGAGGTGCTCGGTCCGGTGGTCGACCTGCGCCCCGCCGACGCCCGGCCGTTCGTCATGCCCACCACCTGCCCGGCCTGCGGCACCCCGCTCGCGCCGGCCAAGGAGGGCGACATCGACATCCGCTGCCCCAACGCGCGCGGCTGCCCCGGGCAGATCCGCGAACGGGTCTACCACCTGGCGAGCCGCAAGGTGCTCGACATCGAGGTGCTCGGCGAGAAGGGCGCCGCGGCGCTGCTGGACGCGCAGATCATCACGAACGAGGGCGACCTGTTCCAGCTCGACGCCGACCAGCTCACCGCCGCGCCGTTCTTCGTCAACAAGGACGGCACCCTCGGCAGCAACGCCACCAAGCTGCTGGAGAGCCTGGCCGTGGCGAAGGAACGCGACCTGTGGCGGGTCATCGTCGCGCTCTCCATCCGGCACGTCGGGCCGACCGCGGCGCAGGCTCTCGCCCGGCACTTCCGTTCGATCGAGGCGATCGACGCGGCCGGCGAGGAGGAACTCTCCTCCGTGGACGGTGTCGGCCCGACGATCGCCGCGAGCATCAAGGAGTGGTTCGCCGTCGACTGGCACCGCGAGGTGGTGCGCAAGTGGGCCGAGGCGGGCGTACGGATGGCGGAGGAGGCGGTCGACGAGGGGCCGCGTCCGCTGGAGGGGCTGACCCTGGTGGTGACCGGGACGCTGGCCGGGTTCAGCCGCGACCAGGCGTCCGAGGCGATCCAGGGGCAGGGCGGCAAGGTCAGCGGTTCCGTCTCCAAGAAGACCAGCTTCGTGGTGGTGGGGGAGAACCCCGGCTCCAAGGCCGACAAGGCGGCCACCCTCAAGGTGCCGGTGCTCGACGAGGACGGGTTCCGGGTGCTGCTGGAGTCCGGCCCGGACGCGGCCCGCGAGGTGGCCCGCGTCGAGGGCTGA
- a CDS encoding type II toxin-antitoxin system PemK/MazF family toxin: protein MPDWVLWAVAVVAAVAAGWLWSEWRRRVADRRSGSRDGTRDRGPGTRPGRGGTRPGRSGTRPGGRSTTAPPRPRGADRRPAGTPQPGEIWWADVPYADGTGSKVRPCLVLRADDRGAEVLKITSQDKSDRDDHVRIPTRSWDADADHDSFLDVSEPIHVAAAAFADRAGTCDPTLWRQLRKLPHLAG from the coding sequence ATGCCGGACTGGGTGCTCTGGGCGGTGGCGGTGGTGGCCGCCGTCGCGGCCGGCTGGCTGTGGAGCGAGTGGCGCCGCCGGGTGGCCGACCGTCGCTCCGGATCCCGCGACGGCACCCGCGATCGGGGCCCGGGAACCCGCCCCGGTCGCGGCGGCACCCGCCCGGGACGCTCCGGCACCCGCCCCGGCGGGCGGAGCACCACCGCCCCGCCCCGCCCCCGCGGGGCGGACCGACGGCCGGCCGGCACACCGCAACCCGGCGAGATCTGGTGGGCCGACGTGCCGTACGCCGACGGCACCGGCTCGAAGGTGCGCCCCTGCCTGGTGCTGCGCGCCGACGACCGGGGCGCGGAGGTCCTGAAGATCACCAGCCAGGACAAGTCCGACCGGGACGACCACGTCCGGATCCCCACCCGGAGCTGGGACGCCGACGCCGACCACGACAGCTTCCTCGACGTCAGCGAGCCGATCCACGTCGCCGCGGCTGCCTTCGCCGACCGCGCCGGCACCTGCGACCCCACCCTCTGGCGTCAGCTCCGCAAGCTCCCCCACCTGGCCGGCTGA
- a CDS encoding ADP-ribosylglycohydrolase family protein, with the protein MIATVIDSPPRRAAGSLFGLAYGDALGKPTEFLTVAEIVRRYGPTGPRELVGDPALVTDDTQMALAVAWALHDAPAYSPEAVEPLLRQRFVAWSVSPDNNRAPGMTCLRACAELALGTRWQAATVAGSKGCGANMRVTPVGLLDVDLDTLAGLAQLQAGLTHGHPTGLAASELTAYAVRLLRDGAAPAELPGLLTARAHEQRGVYRGDWLGDLWQRPGVSTPAEFIARGWDECLHALGRLDAALHRGDDGGDPCRHTGEGWIAEEALATALLCVLRHPDDPVGALARGATTAGDSDSIAALAGAFVGAAHGMAAWPAGWAARIEYADQLTALAGAAD; encoded by the coding sequence ATGATCGCCACCGTGATCGACTCTCCGCCGCGCCGCGCCGCCGGCTCGCTCTTCGGCCTCGCCTACGGTGACGCCCTGGGCAAGCCCACCGAGTTCCTCACCGTCGCCGAGATCGTCCGTCGGTACGGCCCGACCGGTCCCCGGGAACTGGTCGGCGACCCGGCCCTGGTCACCGACGACACCCAGATGGCCCTCGCCGTGGCGTGGGCGCTGCACGACGCGCCCGCGTACTCGCCGGAGGCGGTCGAGCCGTTGCTGCGGCAGCGCTTCGTCGCCTGGTCGGTCAGCCCGGACAACAACCGCGCACCCGGCATGACCTGCCTGCGGGCCTGCGCCGAGCTGGCGCTGGGCACCCGGTGGCAGGCGGCCACCGTGGCCGGCTCGAAGGGCTGCGGCGCGAACATGCGGGTCACCCCGGTCGGGCTGCTCGACGTCGACCTGGACACCCTGGCCGGGTTGGCGCAGCTCCAGGCCGGGCTGACCCACGGTCACCCGACCGGCCTGGCGGCCAGCGAGCTGACCGCGTACGCCGTCCGGCTGCTGCGCGACGGCGCGGCACCGGCGGAGCTGCCCGGCCTGCTCACGGCCCGGGCCCACGAGCAGCGCGGGGTCTACCGGGGCGACTGGCTCGGTGACCTCTGGCAGCGTCCGGGGGTGTCGACGCCGGCGGAGTTCATCGCCCGGGGCTGGGACGAGTGCCTGCACGCCCTCGGCCGGCTCGACGCCGCGCTTCACCGTGGCGACGACGGCGGTGACCCGTGCCGGCACACCGGGGAGGGGTGGATCGCCGAGGAGGCGCTGGCGACGGCGCTGCTCTGCGTACTGCGGCACCCCGACGACCCGGTCGGGGCGCTGGCCCGGGGCGCCACCACCGCCGGCGACTCCGACTCCATCGCCGCGCTCGCGGGCGCCTTCGTCGGCGCGGCCCACGGCATGGCCGCCTGGCCCGCCGGATGGGCCGCCCGCATCGAGTACGCCGACCAGCTCACCGCCCTCGCGGGGGCGGCCGACTGA
- a CDS encoding VOC family protein, whose amino-acid sequence MVGQLRSVVIDCPDPRALAGFYAELLGLPVAESESDGDDWVVLGGPPGHQPRIAFQKAPDLRPPAWPDPERPQQFHLDVTVDDIETAERAALALGARRLPGQGEGWRVYADPSGHPFCLCWD is encoded by the coding sequence ATGGTGGGACAGCTGCGTTCAGTGGTGATCGACTGCCCGGACCCGCGCGCCCTGGCCGGCTTCTACGCCGAGCTGCTGGGCCTGCCGGTGGCCGAGAGCGAGTCCGACGGCGACGACTGGGTGGTGCTCGGCGGGCCGCCCGGGCACCAACCGCGGATCGCGTTCCAGAAGGCGCCGGACCTGCGACCCCCGGCCTGGCCCGATCCGGAGCGGCCGCAGCAGTTCCACCTCGACGTCACCGTCGACGACATCGAGACCGCGGAGCGGGCGGCGCTGGCCCTGGGTGCCCGGCGACTGCCCGGCCAGGGCGAGGGCTGGCGGGTCTACGCCGACCCGTCCGGCCACCCGTTCTGCCTCTGCTGGGACTGA
- a CDS encoding methionine synthase yields the protein MTEQAWPWPAGAATGVGSLPGTDIAEAQRVVLGELPALPHLPELPDRGPGADLIGRTGGLLVELPVELYAARWRIAPRPGRDLRRARDLMERDLDQLAEQAEGYTGPVKVQAAGPFTLAASLELPIGGRLLRDPGAVRDLTGSLAEGLRGHVAAVSRRLPGASVLLQLDEPSLPAVLAGRVPTESGFGTHRPVEPEVARALLRTVIDAAGVPTLVHCCAPDVPLELIRSAGAVGVALDLGLITDLDPLGEAVDAGFGLLAGAAPALPPSSGRAPTSAQVADRVRTLWDRLGFPRRRLAEQVVVTPACGLAGATPAYARAVLAACRDAGRRLVEE from the coding sequence GTGACTGAACAGGCGTGGCCATGGCCGGCCGGGGCGGCGACCGGTGTCGGTTCGCTTCCCGGCACCGACATCGCCGAGGCGCAGCGGGTGGTGCTCGGTGAGCTGCCCGCCCTGCCGCACCTGCCCGAACTGCCCGACCGTGGCCCGGGCGCGGACCTGATCGGGCGCACCGGCGGCCTGCTGGTCGAACTGCCGGTCGAGCTGTACGCGGCCCGCTGGCGGATCGCCCCGCGCCCGGGGCGGGACCTGCGCCGGGCCCGTGACCTGATGGAGCGCGACCTGGACCAGCTCGCCGAGCAGGCCGAGGGGTACACCGGGCCGGTCAAGGTCCAGGCGGCCGGCCCGTTCACCCTCGCCGCCTCGCTGGAGCTGCCGATCGGTGGCCGGCTGCTGCGCGACCCCGGCGCGGTCCGGGACCTCACCGGCTCGCTGGCCGAGGGGCTGCGCGGCCACGTCGCGGCGGTGTCCCGGCGGCTGCCCGGGGCGTCCGTGCTGCTCCAGCTCGACGAGCCGTCCCTGCCGGCGGTGCTGGCCGGCCGGGTGCCCACCGAGAGCGGCTTCGGCACCCACCGGCCGGTGGAGCCCGAGGTGGCCCGCGCGCTGCTGCGAACCGTGATCGACGCCGCCGGGGTGCCGACCCTGGTGCACTGCTGCGCCCCCGACGTGCCGCTGGAGCTGATCCGCTCGGCCGGGGCGGTCGGTGTCGCGCTGGACCTCGGCCTGATCACCGACCTGGACCCGCTGGGCGAGGCCGTCGACGCCGGGTTCGGGCTGCTGGCCGGCGCCGCGCCGGCGCTGCCGCCGTCGAGCGGTCGCGCCCCGACCTCGGCCCAGGTCGCCGACCGGGTACGCACCCTCTGGGACCGCCTCGGCTTCCCCCGCCGCCGCCTCGCCGAGCAGGTGGTGGTCACCCCGGCCTGCGGTCTGGCCGGCGCCACCCCGGCGTACGCCCGCGCGGTGCTGGCCGCCTGTCGCGACGCCGGTCGGCGACTCGTCGAGGAGTGA
- the mnmA gene encoding tRNA 2-thiouridine(34) synthase MnmA gives MRVLAAMSGGVDSAVAAARAVEAGHDVTGVHLALARNPQTYRTGARGCCTLEDSRDARRAADVIGIPFYVWDMAERFHEDVVDDFVAEYAAGRTPNPCLRCNEKIKFAAVLDRAVALGFDAVVTGHHARLGADGLLRRSVDEAKDQSYVLAVLTRAQLDRSVFPLGDSTKAQVREEAARRGLAVADKPDSHDICFIADGDTRGFLAQRLGEAPGDVVDALTGAVVGSHSGAYAYTVGQRRGLHLDRPAPDGRPRYVLSITPKTNTVTVGPAEALEVSQVRATRPVWTGGERPDAPIECEVQLRAHGDVVPATVAVDADGLHAELRRPVRGVAAGQAIVAYRPDPAGDVVLGSATIAG, from the coding sequence GTGAGGGTTCTGGCGGCGATGTCGGGCGGGGTGGACTCCGCCGTGGCGGCGGCGCGTGCGGTGGAGGCCGGGCACGACGTGACCGGGGTGCACCTCGCGCTGGCCCGCAACCCGCAGACCTACCGGACCGGGGCGCGCGGCTGCTGCACCCTGGAGGACTCCCGGGACGCCCGCCGGGCCGCCGACGTGATCGGCATCCCGTTCTACGTCTGGGACATGGCCGAGCGTTTCCACGAGGACGTGGTGGACGACTTCGTCGCCGAGTACGCGGCCGGTCGTACCCCTAATCCCTGCCTGCGCTGCAACGAGAAGATCAAGTTCGCCGCGGTGCTGGACCGGGCCGTGGCCCTGGGCTTCGACGCGGTGGTCACCGGCCACCACGCCCGGCTGGGCGCCGACGGGCTGCTGCGGCGCAGCGTCGACGAGGCCAAGGACCAGTCGTACGTCCTCGCGGTGCTGACCCGCGCGCAGCTCGACCGGTCGGTCTTCCCGCTGGGTGACTCCACCAAGGCGCAGGTCCGCGAGGAGGCCGCCCGGCGCGGTCTCGCCGTGGCCGACAAGCCCGACTCGCACGACATCTGCTTCATCGCCGACGGCGACACCCGCGGCTTCCTCGCCCAGCGGCTCGGCGAGGCCCCCGGCGACGTGGTCGACGCACTCACCGGCGCGGTGGTCGGCAGCCACAGCGGCGCGTACGCCTACACCGTCGGCCAGCGGCGCGGCCTGCACCTGGACCGGCCCGCCCCGGACGGCCGCCCCCGTTACGTGCTCTCCATCACGCCGAAGACCAACACGGTGACCGTCGGCCCCGCCGAGGCGCTGGAGGTGTCGCAGGTACGCGCCACCCGCCCGGTCTGGACCGGCGGCGAGCGGCCCGACGCGCCGATCGAGTGCGAGGTGCAGCTCCGGGCGCACGGCGACGTGGTGCCCGCCACCGTGGCGGTGGACGCCGACGGGCTGCACGCCGAGCTGCGCCGCCCGGTGCGCGGCGTCGCCGCCGGTCAGGCGATCGTCGCCTACCGCCCCGACCCGGCCGGTGACGTGGTCCTCGGCTCGGCCACCATCGCCGGCTGA